The proteins below come from a single Miscanthus floridulus cultivar M001 chromosome 1, ASM1932011v1, whole genome shotgun sequence genomic window:
- the LOC136508373 gene encoding NAC domain-containing protein 22, giving the protein MAMMAGAPPMEVEQDLPGFRFHPTEEELLGFYLSRVVHGKQLHFDIIGTLNIYRHAPWDLPAMAKIGEREWYFFVPRDRKAGSGGRPNRTTERGFWKATGSDRAIRSSADAKRVIGLKKTLVFYQGRAPRGTKTDWVMNEYRLPDHAAAGRAAPPPPKEDMVLCKIYRKATPLKELEQRASAMEEMQRRSSEARAASLVQAAGSAGDDYLSVSSDDAHDSSFLQFPSSSSSAPSGDSYGAPAPAPREAKTEAADTTAVTVASTSSSLVHAASMAAPAVRHADLPTLQVPTNNLGVVDWTQMQDPFQLRSPWHDQLFFSPLANLLY; this is encoded by the exons ATGGCAATGATGGCCGGGGCGCCGCCCATGGAGGTGGAGCAGGACCTCCCGGGCTTCCGGTTCCACCCTACCGAGGAGGAACTCCTCGGCTTCTACCTCTCCCGCGTCGTCCACGGCAAGCAGCTCCACTTCGACATCATCGGCACCCTCAACATCTACCGCCACGCCCCCTGGGACCTTCCTG CGATGGCGAAGATCGGGGAGCGGGAGTGGTACTTCTTCGTGCCGCGCGACCGCAAGGCCGGCAGCGGCGGGCGGCCGAACCGGACGACGGAGCGCGGGTTCTGGAAGGCCACGGGGTCGGACCGGGCCATCCGGAGCTCCGCCGACGCCAAGCGGGTGATCGGGCTCAAGaagacgctcgtcttctaccaggGGCGTGCCCCGCGCGGCACCAAGACGGACTGGGTCATGAACGAGTACCGCCTCCCCGaccacgccgccgccggccgcgccgcgccgccgcctcccaAG GAGGACATGGTGCTCTGCAAGATCTACAGGAAGGCCACCCCACTGAAGGAGCTGGAGCAGAGGGCCTCTGCCATGGAGGAGATGCAGAGGCGCAGCAGCGAGGCCAGAGCAGCATCCCTGGTCCAGGCCGCAGGCTCCGCCGGCGACGACTACCTGTCGGTGTCGTCGGACGACGCCCACGATAGCAGCTTCCTGCAGTtcccgtcctcgtcctcgtccgcgcCGTCGGGCGACAGCTACggtgcgcccgcgcccgcgcccaggGAGGCCAAGACGGAGGCCGCGGACACCACGGCGGTCACGGTGGCGTCGACGTCGTCGTCCCTGGTGCATGCCGCGAGCATGGCGGCCCCGGCGGTGAGGCACGCTGACCTGCCCACCCTTCAGGTGCCGACGAACAACCTCGGAGTGGTGGACTGGACGCAGATGCAGGACCCGTTCCAGCTGCGCAGCCCGTGGCATGACCAGCTTTTCTTCTCTCCCTTAGCCAACCTGCTCTACTGA